In the Gammaproteobacteria bacterium genome, one interval contains:
- a CDS encoding protein-glutamate O-methyltransferase CheR, with protein sequence MNTSSEMAPSQSEYDAFCDFLRRSCGIVLSQDKQYLVNSRLSRLARERGYPSISQLLRELNTDRALAHAAIEAMTTNETSWFRDRTPFVNLQDHILPELFSKRDRLRIWSAACSTGQEPYSISMTIDETQRLQRMATAPTVDILATDVAQKVLNEAEIGRFDALSTARGLTDDMRARYFKREGEQWQLQAHIRNRVTFRQFNLLNSFAVLGPFDLIFCRNVLIYFAPEVKEDVLRRLAQALNPGGYLILGASETANRITDLLELVRLPQGLVYRRR encoded by the coding sequence TTGAACACATCCTCCGAGATGGCGCCCAGTCAAAGCGAGTACGACGCCTTTTGCGATTTTCTGCGGCGCAGTTGCGGCATCGTCCTCAGCCAGGACAAGCAGTATCTGGTCAACAGCCGGCTGAGCAGACTCGCCAGGGAACGCGGCTATCCGTCCATTTCCCAACTGCTCAGGGAACTGAACACCGACCGCGCGCTGGCCCACGCCGCCATCGAGGCGATGACGACCAACGAAACCTCGTGGTTCCGGGACCGGACGCCCTTCGTCAATCTGCAGGACCACATCCTGCCCGAGCTGTTTTCCAAACGCGATCGCCTGCGCATCTGGTCGGCGGCCTGCTCCACGGGGCAGGAACCCTACTCGATCAGCATGACGATCGACGAGACCCAACGCCTGCAGCGAATGGCAACGGCGCCCACGGTCGATATCCTGGCCACCGACGTGGCCCAGAAGGTGTTGAACGAAGCGGAGATCGGGCGTTTCGATGCGCTCAGCACGGCCCGGGGGCTGACCGATGACATGCGGGCGCGCTACTTCAAGCGCGAGGGGGAGCAGTGGCAGCTGCAGGCGCACATCCGCAACCGGGTGACGTTCCGCCAGTTCAACCTGTTGAACAGCTTTGCGGTGTTGGGTCCGTTCGACCTGATCTTCTGCCGTAACGTCCTGATCTACTTCGCCCCCGAAGTGAAGGAGGACGTCCTGCGCCGGCTGGCCCAGGCGCTCAATCCGGGCGGTTATCTGATTCTGGGGGCATCGGAAACGGCAAACCGGATCACCGATCTGCTGGAGCTGGTCCGCCTGCCCCAGGGACTGGTGTACCGGCGCCGCTGA
- a CDS encoding flagellar protein FlgN has product MSPQHWRELESLIAGELARARELHDLLVEEAGALARLQHERLLELVAAKQTVVEAFEALARRRHDLMRRAGWDADAAALKRLMQDSAAPPSLVRCFDQLVETTSVCADLNTRNARLNQNGEAQLLRLLRVLRGQPAEPDTYAPAQGDSPTGHTLAKA; this is encoded by the coding sequence ATGTCACCCCAGCACTGGCGCGAGCTCGAGTCCCTGATCGCCGGAGAACTGGCGCGGGCCCGCGAACTGCATGACCTGCTGGTCGAGGAGGCCGGTGCGCTGGCCCGTCTGCAGCACGAGCGGCTGCTCGAGCTGGTGGCGGCCAAGCAGACCGTGGTCGAGGCGTTCGAGGCCTTGGCCCGGCGCCGCCATGACCTGATGCGCCGCGCCGGTTGGGACGCGGATGCCGCCGCGCTGAAGCGCCTGATGCAGGATTCCGCCGCACCGCCCTCCCTGGTGCGGTGCTTCGATCAGCTGGTCGAGACCACGTCGGTCTGCGCCGACCTGAACACCCGCAACGCCCGGCTCAATCAGAATGGCGAGGCCCAGCTGCTGCGCCTGTTGCGCGTCTTGCGCGGACAGCCGGCGGAACCCGACACCTACGCCCCCGCCCAAGGCGACAGCCCGACCGGACACACCCTCGCCAAGGCCTGA
- the flgM gene encoding flagellar biosynthesis anti-sigma factor FlgM — MSIEIKNMSVGDINKASRSSVEGTRDASPADDGAAKAGTGTDRTGNPGDSVTLTQGGKQLAQLDAAGGNQPPVDAQRVQSIKQSVQDGSYTIDHAKVADKLLGMEAAHKR, encoded by the coding sequence ATGTCTATAGAGATCAAGAACATGTCGGTTGGTGATATCAACAAGGCCTCCCGTTCCTCCGTCGAGGGCACGCGCGACGCGAGTCCCGCCGACGACGGCGCCGCCAAGGCCGGCACGGGAACGGATCGGACCGGAAATCCCGGCGATTCCGTGACCCTGACCCAGGGGGGCAAGCAGTTGGCCCAACTCGATGCCGCCGGCGGCAACCAGCCGCCCGTCGATGCCCAGCGCGTGCAGAGCATCAAGCAGTCCGTCCAGGACGGCAGTTACACCATCGATCATGCCAAGGTGGCCGACAAGCTGCTGGGCATGGAGGCGGCCCACAAACGTTGA
- the flgA gene encoding flagellar basal body P-ring formation chaperone FlgA, whose translation MMLAVCAGGVQAGELESHARIGATARQYALDQARQALPEARLHVEASPLDTRLSLARCGAELEAFRANSMPAVGNTVVGVRCTAPKPWTVYVPVTVDARIRILVVGRTLPRAATLQTSDVRLVSRNVARLPYGYYTDAAQVAGQVLTRQVLADQVLTPTMLRRPLLVHRGQTVSIVSGLAGVSVSTQGVALGDAPRNGRVKVRNTRSRRVVEGVVIAPGQVQVQG comes from the coding sequence ATGATGCTGGCCGTCTGTGCTGGCGGGGTCCAGGCCGGCGAACTCGAATCGCACGCCAGGATCGGCGCGACGGCCCGGCAATACGCCCTGGATCAGGCGCGACAGGCCCTGCCGGAGGCCAGGTTGCATGTCGAGGCGTCGCCGCTGGACACCCGCTTGAGCCTGGCCCGTTGCGGGGCGGAACTCGAGGCCTTTCGCGCCAACAGCATGCCGGCGGTGGGCAACACCGTGGTCGGGGTGCGCTGTACGGCCCCCAAGCCGTGGACCGTGTATGTCCCCGTGACGGTGGATGCGCGCATTCGTATCCTGGTGGTCGGGCGGACCCTGCCGCGTGCGGCGACCCTGCAGACCTCGGACGTCCGGCTGGTGTCGAGAAATGTCGCCCGCCTGCCGTATGGTTACTATACGGATGCGGCGCAGGTCGCCGGACAGGTGCTGACCCGCCAGGTTCTGGCCGACCAGGTCCTGACACCCACCATGCTGCGTCGGCCGCTCTTGGTGCATCGCGGCCAGACGGTCAGCATTGTTTCCGGGCTGGCCGGGGTCAGCGTGTCGACGCAGGGCGTGGCCCTGGGGGATGCGCCGCGCAACGGCCGGGTCAAGGTGCGTAATACCCGCTCCAGGCGGGTCGTGGAAGGCGTGGTGATCGCACCCGGGCAGGTCCAGGTGCAGGGATGA
- a CDS encoding chemotaxis protein has protein sequence MRNTLASVDQRTRLAGQNRLELLLFRLDQRHVFGINVFKIREVINEPALKSVPQAHPYILGIANIRGQATPTIDLAQPLKIRSSAEPGKGFLLVTEFNRSVQAFRVASVDRIINISWESVMPPPKTSSISNYMTAVTDHEDQLIQLLDLERILADIRNQDTSVSESMISRCTGLDGQPRRLLVVDDSAVARHQMLKTLEQIGMEVELAKDGQEALELLQGIAEADDDSRMIDAVISDIEMPRMDGYTLCSRIRHDTRLSGLPVMLHTSLSGSFNEELVRQVGANAFLPKYHPDELVDAVWKIFQ, from the coding sequence ATGAGAAATACGCTTGCCTCCGTCGATCAAAGAACCCGCCTGGCCGGCCAAAACCGGCTGGAGCTGCTGCTGTTCCGGCTCGACCAGCGCCACGTGTTCGGCATCAACGTGTTCAAGATCCGCGAGGTCATCAACGAACCGGCGCTGAAGAGCGTGCCTCAGGCCCACCCCTACATCCTCGGCATCGCGAATATTCGCGGCCAGGCCACCCCGACGATCGACCTGGCCCAGCCACTCAAGATCCGTTCCTCCGCCGAACCCGGCAAGGGCTTCCTGCTGGTTACCGAATTCAACCGCTCCGTGCAGGCCTTTCGCGTGGCGTCGGTCGACCGCATCATCAACATCAGCTGGGAGTCGGTAATGCCGCCGCCCAAGACTTCCAGCATCAGCAATTACATGACGGCAGTTACGGATCACGAGGACCAGCTGATTCAGCTGCTGGATCTGGAACGAATCCTCGCGGATATCCGCAATCAGGACACCTCCGTCTCCGAGTCCATGATCTCCCGATGCACCGGCCTGGACGGACAGCCGCGTCGACTGCTGGTGGTGGACGATTCCGCCGTGGCCCGGCATCAGATGCTCAAGACCCTGGAACAGATCGGCATGGAGGTCGAACTCGCCAAGGACGGGCAGGAGGCCCTGGAACTGCTGCAGGGGATCGCCGAGGCCGATGACGACAGCCGCATGATCGATGCCGTGATCTCGGACATCGAGATGCCGCGCATGGACGGCTACACCCTGTGCAGCCGTATCCGTCACGATACCCGCCTGTCCGGGCTGCCCGTGATGCTGCACACCTCGCTGAGCGGCTCCTTCAACGAGGAACTGGTCAGGCAGGTCGGCGCCAATGCATTCCTGCCCAAATACCACCCCGACGAACTGGTCGATGCGGTATGGAAAATATTCCAATGA